From Mus musculus strain C57BL/6J chromosome 17, GRCm38.p6 C57BL/6J, the proteins below share one genomic window:
- the Mslnl gene encoding mesothelin-like protein isoform X3, translating into MSRTLRPSAMGSRVGALASPGLALLLSLTAHCSGPQAKGLPKGGLNASEANTWVRNNTSLLQNFWCLPASQLPREQLSSLIRSLASQRVALKAWQLSCLANLAAQLGLQDDFEFHPPNLLLFYDLSQVGDTNCRAFIHHAAQGDTELLTNLPNQRVALQRTALACLGGPHLQLSASDLWLLGVLVCDMEAAQIVTADPSVLRNLLRCPRLTVMQTAALNTLLASGKTQIGPPGSWNLQGLQALGLLATYISPHLWEKVQEAVGLDFFRSVVAACRAGQLSRHDARRFVDNFLESKATSVSSRPKRRTGRSCVRGNITAATLHDDLFLVHYDCTQLESCLGTRVLRANLDPLLQHPLPAECQRVVKAKLTQASGTSHPGTQ; encoded by the exons ATGAGCAGAACTCTCCGACCGTCAGCTATGGGTTCCAGAGTGG GTGCCCTGGCAAGTCCTGGTCTCGCCCTCCTCCTGTCCCTCACCGCCCACTGCTCGGGTCCTCAGGCTAAAGGCTTGCCCAAGGGAGGACTGAATGCAAGTGAAGCCAACACATGGGTCAG GAACAACACCTCCCTCCTGCAAAACTTCTGGTgcttgccagccagccagctgccCCGAGAACAGCTCTCCAGTTTAATCAGAAGCCTGGCTTCACAGAGGGTTGCACTCAAAGCCTGGCAG CTCAGCTGCTTGGCCAACCTCGCTGCACAGCTGGGTCTCCAGGATGACTTCGAATTCCACCCACCCAACCTTCTACTTTTCTACGA TCTGAGCCAGGTGGGGGACACTAACTGCCGGGCCTTCATTCACCATGCTGCCCAAGGGGACACAGAACTGCTCACCAACTTGCCCAACCAGAGAGTTGCCCTGCAGCGCACAGCCTTGGCCTGTCTG GGCGGACCCCACCTACAGCTCAGTGCTTCAGACCTGTGGCTTCTTGGGGTCCTGGTGTGTGACATGGAGGCAGCACAAATTGTGACTGCAGACCCCAGTGTGCTGAGGAACCTGCTTCGCTGCCCAAGGCTTACTGTCATGCAGACTGCGGCCCTTAACACCCTGCTGGCCAGTGGGAAGACGCAAATCGG GCCTCCTGGCTCCTGGAACCTGCAGGGGCTACAGGCCCTCGGACTTCTGGCCACTTACATCAGCCCCCACCTGTGGGAGAAGGTGCAGGAG GCTGTGGGCTTGGACTTCTTCCGCAGTGTGGTGGCTGCTTGCCGGGCAGGCCAACTGAGCAGGCACGATGCCAGACGCTTCGTTGACAACTTCCTAGAGTCCAAGGCCACTTCAGTGTCCTCAAGGCCCAAGCGGCGCACAG GGAGATCCTGTGTCCGTGGCAACATCACAGCAGCCACCCTGCACGATGACCTCTTCCTGGTGCACTATGACTGCACCCAGCTGGAATCCTGCCTAGGCACACGCGTGCTCAGGGCCAACCTGGACCCCTTGCTCCAACACCCGCTGCCTGCAGAGTGCCAGCGCGTTGTCAAAGCCAAGCTTACTCAG GCCAGTGGAACATCACATCCGGGGACACAGTGA
- the Mslnl gene encoding mesothelin-like protein isoform X2 → MSRTLRPSAMGSRVGALASPGLALLLSLTAHCSGPQAKGLPKGGLNASEANTWVRNNTSLLQNFWCLPASQLPREQLSSLIRSLASQRVALKAWQLSCLANLAAQLGLQDDFEFHPPNLLLFYDLSQVGDTNCRAFIHHAAQGDTELLTNLPNQRVALQRTALACLGGPHLQLSASDLWLLGVLVCDMEAAQIVTADPSVLRNLLRCPRLTVMQTAALNTLLASGKTQIGPPGSWNLQGLQALGLLATYISPHLWEKVQEAVGLDFFRSVVAACRAGQLSRHDARRFVDNFLESKATSVSSRPKRRTGRSCVRGNITAATLHDDLFLVHYDCTQLESCLGTRVLRANLDPLLQHPLPAECQRVVKAKLTQIYPHGIPEDQLHLIPSLVYLYSLAEIGQWNITSGDTVMILLASDAALDNQTEAVLQRFLDHNGKVTGALLVAIGGSRLCWMSLKQLQFIQPSEFRLAGAPDISPCPQSRKDALFVKAHEVFRNTSNVGEYYYLIRPYLGGAPLEELQYLAQANISMDIDTFTNLNPLTLKEVLQFIWGTCHSLWLCLPAFCGCYCVSYLRDKWPLLTGH, encoded by the exons ATGAGCAGAACTCTCCGACCGTCAGCTATGGGTTCCAGAGTGG GTGCCCTGGCAAGTCCTGGTCTCGCCCTCCTCCTGTCCCTCACCGCCCACTGCTCGGGTCCTCAGGCTAAAGGCTTGCCCAAGGGAGGACTGAATGCAAGTGAAGCCAACACATGGGTCAG GAACAACACCTCCCTCCTGCAAAACTTCTGGTgcttgccagccagccagctgccCCGAGAACAGCTCTCCAGTTTAATCAGAAGCCTGGCTTCACAGAGGGTTGCACTCAAAGCCTGGCAG CTCAGCTGCTTGGCCAACCTCGCTGCACAGCTGGGTCTCCAGGATGACTTCGAATTCCACCCACCCAACCTTCTACTTTTCTACGA TCTGAGCCAGGTGGGGGACACTAACTGCCGGGCCTTCATTCACCATGCTGCCCAAGGGGACACAGAACTGCTCACCAACTTGCCCAACCAGAGAGTTGCCCTGCAGCGCACAGCCTTGGCCTGTCTG GGCGGACCCCACCTACAGCTCAGTGCTTCAGACCTGTGGCTTCTTGGGGTCCTGGTGTGTGACATGGAGGCAGCACAAATTGTGACTGCAGACCCCAGTGTGCTGAGGAACCTGCTTCGCTGCCCAAGGCTTACTGTCATGCAGACTGCGGCCCTTAACACCCTGCTGGCCAGTGGGAAGACGCAAATCGG GCCTCCTGGCTCCTGGAACCTGCAGGGGCTACAGGCCCTCGGACTTCTGGCCACTTACATCAGCCCCCACCTGTGGGAGAAGGTGCAGGAG GCTGTGGGCTTGGACTTCTTCCGCAGTGTGGTGGCTGCTTGCCGGGCAGGCCAACTGAGCAGGCACGATGCCAGACGCTTCGTTGACAACTTCCTAGAGTCCAAGGCCACTTCAGTGTCCTCAAGGCCCAAGCGGCGCACAG GGAGATCCTGTGTCCGTGGCAACATCACAGCAGCCACCCTGCACGATGACCTCTTCCTGGTGCACTATGACTGCACCCAGCTGGAATCCTGCCTAGGCACACGCGTGCTCAGGGCCAACCTGGACCCCTTGCTCCAACACCCGCTGCCTGCAGAGTGCCAGCGCGTTGTCAAAGCCAAGCTTACTCAG ATTTACCCACATGGCATCCCTGAGGACCAGCTGCACCTCATCCCCTCGCTGGTCTACCTCTACTCCCTCGCTGAAATAGGCCAGTGGAACATCACATCCGGGGACACAGTGATGATCCTGCTGGCCTCAGATGCGGCTCTGGACAACCAGACGGAG GCAGTTCTACAGAGGTTCTTGGACCACAATGGCAAGGTCACTGGAGCTCTTCTGGTGGCCATCGGGGGTTCCCGTCTCTGCTGGATGAGCCTCAAGCAGCTTCAGTTTATCCAGCCCTCAGAGTTCCG GCTGGCCGGAGCTCCAGAcatctctccctgcccccagagTCGGAAGGATGCGCTCTTTGTCAAGGCTCATGAGGTCTTTAGGAACACCAGTAATGTGGGAGAATATTACTACTTAATCCGCCCCTACCTCG GTGGTGCCCCTTTGGAGGAACTTCAATACCTGGCACAGGCCAACATCTCCATGGACATTGACACGTTCACCAACCTCAACCCCCTGACACTGAAG